A window of Microbispora hainanensis genomic DNA:
TCGTCGGCTGGACCCGCCACGCGATCGGCGAGATCTCCGTCCATGCCCTGGAGAGCGGCGAGCGGATCGGTGAGGTCCCGCTGCCGGGGCTCGGCTCCATCGGAGGGATCTTCGAGCGCCCGGAGGGCGGGCACGAGGCCTGGTTCAGCTACACCGACGGCATCACCCCGACCGCCGTGTACCACTACGACGCGCTGACCGGCGAGACCTCCCTCTGGGAGGCGCCGCCTGGCGCGGTGGAGGTGCCCGAGGCGACCACCGAGCAGGTGGTCTACCGGTCGAAGGACGGCACCGAGGTGCGCATGCTGGTCACCTCGCGCCCCGGCTCCGGGCCCCGTCCCACGATCCTGTACGGCTACGGCGGCTTCGGCGTCCCGCTGACCCCCGGGTTCTCCGCCACGACGCTGGCGTGGGTCGAGGCGGGCGGCGTCTACGCGGTCGCCCAGCTTCGCGGCGGCGGCGAGGAGGGCGAGCAGTGGCACCGTGACGGCATGCTCGGCAACAAGCAGAACGTCTTCGACGACCTGCACGCGGCGGCCGAGCACCTCATCGCCACCGGCGTCACCACCCGGGACCAGCTCGCCATCTCGGGCGGGTCCAACGGCGGGCTGCTCGTCGGCGCGGCGCTCACCCAGCGCCCCGACCTGTACGCGGCGGTCGTGTGCTCGGCGCCGCTGCTCGACATGATCAGGTATGAGAAGTTCGGTCTCGGGGCGACCTGGAACGTCGAGTACGGCTCGGCCGACGTGCCGGAGGAGTTCGCCTGGCTGTGGAGCTACTCGCCGTACCACCACGTGCGTGAGGGGGTGTCCTACCCGGCCACGCTGTTCACCGTGTTCGCGTCCGACACCCGTGTCCATCCCCTGCACGCGTGGAAGATGGCGGCGGCCCTGCAGCACGCGCAGGCGGGCGACCGGCCGATCCTGCTGCGCAACGAGACCGAGGTGGGGCACGGCGCCCGGGCCGTGAGCCGGTCGGTCGAGCTCTCGGCCGACCAGCTCGCGTTCCTGGCCCGGCACACCGGCCTGAAGGTCGGCTGAGGCGCGGAGGTCAGCGCGGGAAGATGACGGTCTTGTGGCCGTCCAGCAGCACGCGGTGCTCCGCGTGCCAGCGGACGGCCCGGGCCAGCGCCTGGCATTCGAGGTCACGGCCGATCGCGGCGAGGTCCTCGGGCGAGTGGGTGTGGTTCACCCGCGCGACCTCCTGCTCGATGATCGGCCCCTCGTCGAGGTCGGGCGTCACGTAGTGCGCCGTGGCGCCGATCAGCTTCACGCCCCGCGAGTACGCCTGGTGGTACGGCTTGGCGCCCTTGAACGACGGCAGGAACGAGTGGTGGATGTTGATCATCCGCCCGGCGAGCTTGGCGCACATCTCCTGCGAGAGCACCTGCATGTAGCGGGCGAGCACGACCAGATCGGCCTGATAGTGGTCGACCAGCGTGAGGATCTCCGCCTCCTGCCGCGGCTTGGTGTCCGGGGTGACCGGCAGGTGGTGGTAGTCCACGCCGTACGACTGGGTGAGCGGGCGCAGGTCGGGATGGTTGGACGCGACGCCCACGATCTCGATCGGCAGCAGGCCCGAGCGCACCCGATAGAGGAGGTCGTTGAGGCAGTGGTCGAATCTGCTGACGAGCACCAGCGCCCGCGTCCGCACCGCGAGGTCGAAGAGCTGGAACTCCATGGCGAACTCCGACGCGAGCGCGGCGAACGCGGCCTGCAGCTCGTCGACGGCGTGCCCGCTGGAGAACTGCACGCGCATGAAGAACCGCTCCTCGACGGGGTCGCCGAACTGCTGGCTCTCGATGATGTTGCAGCCCTTCCCGGCCAGCAGCCCGGAGACGGCCGCGACCACTCCCGGCCGGTCCGGGCAGGACAGGGTCAGCACATATTCAGCGCTCATGCTCAGATCCTCGAGGGGTGACGGTGTCGGCTACAAGGGTAGGGCCACCCGGTCGCCGAACGCGGGCCTGGCGGCGAGCGCAACCCGGGACACGCGGGCTGCGCCGGCGGAGCAGGCGAGGACGCCGGGAGCGGACCCCGTAGCGGCGGGCCGGATCGGTGAAGGCCGGGCCGGGCAGGTTGACCGGTGGAGGCCGGGCGGGCAGGCAGGCCGGTGGAAGCGGGGCCGAGCAGGGTAGACCGGTGGAGGCCAAGCTGGGTCTGTGGCTGCGGGGACGGCGGACGACCGGGGGTGGCCGTCCGCCGTGAGCGCTCCCCCGCCGTGAGGGGACCTAGCCCGCCTTCTCGTGCCGCTCCAGCGCCGCCCGTACGTCGGGGTCGTCCGGGGCCAGGGCCAGCGCCCGGCGCAGGTCGAGCATCGCCTCCCGGCCCCGCCCGAGCGCGTCGAGCGCGGTGGCCCGGTTGAAGTACAGCGCCGCGTCCTCGCCCAGCTCGATCGCCCGGGTGAGGTCGTCTACGGCGCCCCGCGCGTCGCCGGTCTCGAACCGCAGGGTCGCGCGGTTCGCCCAGGCCGAGGCCAGGCGGGCGTCGGCGGCCAGCGCCGCGTCGAAGGCCAGGGCGGCCTCCGCGTAGCGGCCCGCCTCGGTCTCCAGCTGCCCCAGCACGCCGTGCAGGTGCGCGTTGCCGGGGTCGAGGGCGAGCCCCGCCTCGACGTCGCGCCTTGCGGCCTCGTGCTCGCCGAGCATCTCCAGCACGCCGGCCCGGTTGACGTACGCGTCGAGGTAACCGGGGTCGAGCTCGATCACGTGGTCGAGATCGGCCCGGGCGCCGTACAGGTCCCCGGCGGCCAGGCGCAGCTCCGCCCGGTTGTAGTACGCCTCGGGCAGCGGCGGGCTCACC
This region includes:
- the purU gene encoding formyltetrahydrofolate deformylase, whose translation is MSAEYVLTLSCPDRPGVVAAVSGLLAGKGCNIIESQQFGDPVEERFFMRVQFSSGHAVDELQAAFAALASEFAMEFQLFDLAVRTRALVLVSRFDHCLNDLLYRVRSGLLPIEIVGVASNHPDLRPLTQSYGVDYHHLPVTPDTKPRQEAEILTLVDHYQADLVVLARYMQVLSQEMCAKLAGRMINIHHSFLPSFKGAKPYHQAYSRGVKLIGATAHYVTPDLDEGPIIEQEVARVNHTHSPEDLAAIGRDLECQALARAVRWHAEHRVLLDGHKTVIFPR
- a CDS encoding prolyl oligopeptidase family serine peptidase, with the translated sequence MSRVPYPPARRDDIVDDLHGTPVPDPYRWLEDPDDPATKEWLDAQETLFRSAELEGRDHFRERIAELLRSGSVGTPSWRGERRFFTRRAPDQEHPVLYVADGGGERVLLDPTALDPSGLTTLDSYQPDKEGNRLAYQISVGGDEESRLYVVDVATGEIIEGPIDRCRYSPVAWLPGGEAFYYVRRLAPSLVPAGEEQYHRRVYLHRVGTSPDDDVLIFGEGLEKTNYYGVSVSLDGRWLSVSASRGTAPRNDLWVADLAASSPEAPELVTVQQDVDAQTGLHFGRDGRLYVFTDLDAPRGRVCVTSPETPGREHWRDLIPEDAEAVLSDFAILDGMAEPVLLVGWTRHAIGEISVHALESGERIGEVPLPGLGSIGGIFERPEGGHEAWFSYTDGITPTAVYHYDALTGETSLWEAPPGAVEVPEATTEQVVYRSKDGTEVRMLVTSRPGSGPRPTILYGYGGFGVPLTPGFSATTLAWVEAGGVYAVAQLRGGGEEGEQWHRDGMLGNKQNVFDDLHAAAEHLIATGVTTRDQLAISGGSNGGLLVGAALTQRPDLYAAVVCSAPLLDMIRYEKFGLGATWNVEYGSADVPEEFAWLWSYSPYHHVREGVSYPATLFTVFASDTRVHPLHAWKMAAALQHAQAGDRPILLRNETEVGHGARAVSRSVELSADQLAFLARHTGLKVG